The region CTCAAAGCCCTCTTTAGTGCGGTATTTGGCAAGAATGGCATCCACTTTTTTGAAGTTGGCATCCACTTTCGCCAGCAGCGGCGCGTTCTCTTTTTGTAGTTGCGGACGCAGCAGATTCACGATTTTCTGCGCACCGTCGATGTTCGCCTGGAAATCCCACAGGTCGGTATGGCTGTAGCGATCTTCTTCACCGCTGATTTTGCTGGCCGCCACTTCTTCGATCAGGCCCGCCGCGCCGCCCACCACTTTACCCGGCGGGAACGCCAGCTCGCTGATGCGTTTTTGCAGATCCAGCACATCGCTGTTGAGCTTGTCGGCGTACATCTCCATGCCTTTGACGCTGTTATCGCCGAACAGTGCTTTCTCCAGGCGGTGGAAGCCTGTGAATTTCGGGTCGGCCGCTTTCTGTTCGTAATCATCTTCGCGAGCGTCAATGCTGCCGTCGAGATCGGAGAACAGTTCAGCGACAGGTTCGATGCGCTCATAGTGCTGGCGCGTTGGGGCGTACAGGGATTTCGCTTTTTCGATATCGCCCGCTTTGACCGCGTCGGTAAAGGCTTTGGTGCCAGAGACCAGCGCGGCGGTTTCCACCATCACCCAGGCTTTATAGTCGGTCACCGCGCCTTCGAGCGACATCAGGCCGCTGTTCGCCGCGGCTTTCTCGCCGCCGGCCGCGTTGACGATAAGCTTACCTTTCGGGTTGCTCAACAGGCCGCAGGTCATGTCATATTCGCCAGGCTCAAGGTTGGCGGTCATCTTCTGGCTGAAGCCCGGCGCGATGTTTTCACGCTCTTCCACCACCATTACGCCTTTAAGGATTTCCCATTCCAGCGCCTTCTGGCTGTGGTTGAGGATAATGAACTGGGTTTTACCGGCATTCACCGTAAGCGTCATCGGCTCGCACTGTTTGTCGTTGACGGTGACTTTCACCTGCGGAACCTCGGCCGCCTGCGCGGTAAATGCGGAACTGATAAATGCCAGCAGCGTCACGGAAAGCGCGCTACGGCGAAGTTGTTTCGTCATGACCCATCCCTCTAAAAGTATGTTGTAACTAAGCCGCGCACGGGCGCGGCAAAAATCAGGCGTTCCCGGAGATCCGCGCGTCGGCGCGCGCTGGCAGCGCATAGAGCGCCAGCGCCGGGATCAGATAGATAAACCATGCCGCCACTTCGCTGACGGTCGGCGCTTCCTGGTAGCCGAAAATCCCTTCCAGCAGCGTGCCGGTGAGCGAGTGCGTCGAGAGCACATTGCTCAAATCAAACGCCACCGCCTGAAAATGGTTCCACAGCCCGGCTTCATGGAAGGCGCGGACAGCGCCCGCCGCAAGCCCGGCGGCGACCAGGAGAATAAACAGGCTGGTCCAGCGGAAAAAAGCACTGAGGTTAAGACGAATGCCGCCCCAGTAAAGCAGGAATCCGAGCACCACAGCGGTGCCAAGCCCCAGCATCGCGCCGAGCGGTGGCCAGATACCGACATCCTGACCAAACGCGGCCAGCAGGAAAAAGACCGACTCCAGCCCTTCGCGCGCCACGGCGAAAAAGACCATCATCACCAGCGCCCAGCCGTGCCCGCCCGGACGCCTGAGCGCGCGATCCACCGCCTGCTCCAGTTCGCCTTTCACGTTGCGCGAGACTTTACGCATCCAGAACACCATCCAGGTGAGGATCACAACCGCAATGGCCGCCACGAGCCCCTCAAACAGCTCCTGCTCTTTTTGCGGGAACTCGCCGGTGGTTTCATTAATAAAAATACCGAGGCCCAGGCAGAGCGCGGCGGCGAGAAACACGCCGACCCACATCACGCCGAGCCAGTTGCCGCGCTGAGTGCGCTTGAGATAGCTGGCGATAAGGCTGACGATGAGCGCCGCTTCGAGGCCTTCACGCAGCATAATCAGAAAAGGAACGAACATTCGGGCACCTGCAAATGTGAAATCAGGTCAACTGATGCAAAGAAACGTAAACTTGAGTGCAAGTGATTATCATTACCACCAAAAGAAACACAAGCGAAATGTGGGGATAATTATGACGAAGTGTAAAAGTTGCGAAGTTGAGTAGTCACTAGCGTAAACCACTCTGTCAGGCGGGCGCGCTGCCGCGCCGTTCTCGCTGGCGTTTTTGACCAAAAAGACACTGAAAATAGTCATGGCCAGAATAGCCCGTCATCGCTTTTTCTTATTCCATTTGCCAGATAACGATGCGGGAAATTATGCTTAGCGCGCTGTTTACCGGCCGGTTTTTATGTGGCTAACTATTTTTCTTTCAGACACCTGCGTAACTATGACAACCATTCTGCACTTTATTTTCGCCGTCGTGGCGATACTCGCGCTTGCCTGGCTTGCAAGCTTTGACTGTAAAAGCATTCGCCTGCGTTATATTCTTCAGCTAATAATTATCGAAGCGGCGCTCGCCTGGTTCTTCCTGCATGCGCAGGCGGGGCTGGCGGCGATCCAGTCAATTGCCGGCGCGTTCTCGTCGCTGTTGTACTTTGCCGCTCAGGGTACCGACTTCGTTTTCGGCGGCATGAGCCAGAAGGGCCTCGCCTTTGTGTTTCTCGGCGTGCTCTGCCCTATCGTGTTTATCTCGGCGCTCATCGGCATCCTGCAACACTGGCGTATTCTGCCGATTTTTATCCGCGTTATCGGCACGCTGCTCTCTAAAGTCAACGGTATGGGCAAGCTGGAATCTTTTAACGCGGTGAGTTCACTGATCCTCGGCCAGTCGGAAAACTTTATCGCCTATAAAGGGGTGCTTGGCGATCTCTCCTCGCGCCGCCTCTTTACGATGGCCGCGACGGCGATGTCCACGGTGTCGCTGTCTATTGTCGGCGCGTATATGTCGATGGTCGAGGCGAAATACGTGGTGGCGGCCCTGGTGCTTAATCTCTTCAGCACCTTCATTATTCTGTCGGTCATCAACCCGACACGCCCGCAGGACGAGCCGGAGGTGAAGCTTGAAAAGCTACATGAATCCCAGAGCTTTTTTGAGATGCTCGGCGAGTACATTCTGGCGGGCTTTAAGGTAGCGATGATTATTCTCGCAATGCTGATCGGCTTTATCGCCATTATCAGCGCGGTGAATGCGCTGTTTCTGACGCTGTTCGGCCACAGTTTCCAGCAGTTGCTGGGGTATGTTTTCTACCCGCTCGCCTGGCTTATCGGGATCCCGGCGGCGGACGCCCTGACGGCAGGCGGCATTATGGCGACCAAACTGGTGGCGAATGAGTTTGTCGCGATGATCGAGCTGCAAAAAATCGCCGCGACGCTCTCCCCTCGCGGGCTTGGGATCCTGTCGGTATTTCTGGTGTCGTTTGCGAACTTCGCCTCTATCGGCATCGTGGCGGGCGCTATCAAGGGCCTTAACGAGTCGCAAGGCAACGTCGTATCGCGCTTTGGCCTGCGTCTGGTCTACGGCGCGACGCTGGTGAGTTTACTGTCGGCGAGTTTTGCGGGATTGGTGCTGTGAATCAATGCCGGGTGGCGTTCCGTTTACCCGGCCAGAAATAGCGGTGTATAGATAAGGCGGGGCTTCCCCGCCTTTTTTCAGAACTGCGCGCACACGGTTTCATCGACCCGCATCACCGACTCCTGCGCGAAACGCGATTTATAAATCCCGCGCAGGGCTTCAATCCCCTTCTCGCTCGCGCTGTCGCTGGCGTGGATAAGCATCAGCGCCTTGCTCGGCTCGCGCGCCACCTTGCCGTCGTTGCCAAGCCACTGTCCACGCGCGTCAAAGACGGTCAGCCCGTCGCGAAAACGCGGCGTCACGTCGTTATCCACAAAGCGCTGCCACTCCTGTTCAGTGATAGCCGCCCCGGCTGGCCGATTCAGCCCGAAATAGAGCGTGGTCTGCGTCATGCGGTTTTGCGCAGCGCACGCCGGTGTTTGCGCCTGCTCGGCCGCGTGCGGGGCGCAGCCTGCAAGCGTCGCCGCCAGCGCT is a window of Cronobacter muytjensii ATCC 51329 DNA encoding:
- the efeO gene encoding iron uptake system protein EfeO; this encodes MTKQLRRSALSVTLLAFISSAFTAQAAEVPQVKVTVNDKQCEPMTLTVNAGKTQFIILNHSQKALEWEILKGVMVVEERENIAPGFSQKMTANLEPGEYDMTCGLLSNPKGKLIVNAAGGEKAAANSGLMSLEGAVTDYKAWVMVETAALVSGTKAFTDAVKAGDIEKAKSLYAPTRQHYERIEPVAELFSDLDGSIDAREDDYEQKAADPKFTGFHRLEKALFGDNSVKGMEMYADKLNSDVLDLQKRISELAFPPGKVVGGAAGLIEEVAASKISGEEDRYSHTDLWDFQANIDGAQKIVNLLRPQLQKENAPLLAKVDANFKKVDAILAKYRTKEGFETYDKLTDADRNALKGPITALAEDLSLLRGVLGLD
- the efeU gene encoding iron uptake transporter permease EfeU, producing the protein MFVPFLIMLREGLEAALIVSLIASYLKRTQRGNWLGVMWVGVFLAAALCLGLGIFINETTGEFPQKEQELFEGLVAAIAVVILTWMVFWMRKVSRNVKGELEQAVDRALRRPGGHGWALVMMVFFAVAREGLESVFFLLAAFGQDVGIWPPLGAMLGLGTAVVLGFLLYWGGIRLNLSAFFRWTSLFILLVAAGLAAGAVRAFHEAGLWNHFQAVAFDLSNVLSTHSLTGTLLEGIFGYQEAPTVSEVAAWFIYLIPALALYALPARADARISGNA
- a CDS encoding NupC/NupG family nucleoside CNT transporter; protein product: MTTILHFIFAVVAILALAWLASFDCKSIRLRYILQLIIIEAALAWFFLHAQAGLAAIQSIAGAFSSLLYFAAQGTDFVFGGMSQKGLAFVFLGVLCPIVFISALIGILQHWRILPIFIRVIGTLLSKVNGMGKLESFNAVSSLILGQSENFIAYKGVLGDLSSRRLFTMAATAMSTVSLSIVGAYMSMVEAKYVVAALVLNLFSTFIILSVINPTRPQDEPEVKLEKLHESQSFFEMLGEYILAGFKVAMIILAMLIGFIAIISAVNALFLTLFGHSFQQLLGYVFYPLAWLIGIPAADALTAGGIMATKLVANEFVAMIELQKIAATLSPRGLGILSVFLVSFANFASIGIVAGAIKGLNESQGNVVSRFGLRLVYGATLVSLLSASFAGLVL
- a CDS encoding DUF3574 domain-containing protein, with product MMAIRKVMMSIALAATLAGCAPHAAEQAQTPACAAQNRMTQTTLYFGLNRPAGAAITEQEWQRFVDNDVTPRFRDGLTVFDARGQWLGNDGKVAREPSKALMLIHASDSASEKGIEALRGIYKSRFAQESVMRVDETVCAQF